The DNA segment caattaagCCAAGCTGAGTTTAAACAAGCCAAAAgttacagtttatataatcatttcttatcattttgaCCTCGCTTGAAACAGTTCATTCGCTGCTTATTTTGACTCCCTGCTCCAGCTGGTCCCTTGCAGGACCTTTCTGTAGCCACCAATATTTCTCTTAACTTGTCCCACATTATCATTCTTTGCTTCCCTTATTTCCTAACTGGCCCTCAACCTGCAGGTGTTCCCCCTTCTCCGACCTCGGGTTCTCTCCATTCATCATTCTCCCCCTTCTCCATTCTTTTGGGTTattaaatattggtggtttctctCTGAgctcaaataaaaaagaaatatggcatatgcctttatttaactactagctgaaatacccagcggtGCTCAGGAGGAAAGTAAAGTTTTTGTAAAATTGTCTGGGAAAAATATAATTATAGAGCACACCAGAAATGTTCAGAGCATCAACTGGATAACtaacaatataatttaaaaaataggtgacaaattaatttttcttttgagaTGTAGTAaaaagtttttacatgcagaatttttgatgacgaaaataaaagtcaattaaattaatttcagtattaggttgatttaattctattatgACTACagcattgttacaataagaataatgcaagatgaaaattttgttaaaaacaaatattaaatgactAATAATACTACAGTATTTTTGTGATAAAACTCTGAGCGTCAACttaatgataacatacatacaagaccgcaagattgttacagtctgctttatatataagattgtggcTAATTGTTGGAGATGTGTTTATTAGAAGctgctttgtgaaataaaaacagtttattgtatttatattcttatacagtattgtggactgtattgctgtgtctggggCTCTGTCGCCCCCTTGTGGCTAcaaagcgtcaactggatgataacacatGCTTGCATTGTGctttatatatataagatagctgtaccccgtggctgcgcccacatagtactgaaacagggcaaactttaaaaatcgatAGACGTTGGCaatgtatctgatcgtgttcagctctgatgggagagcgttccctgcgtggggagaaaagcacatggccaatgagcagctaccctctaaaacacacgtagctctgatctccgttcaaaaacgtcaaacgttactccttaacaatctgtagatgatgatgtctgttgaacaaacaggtaccgctagctaagcggaggcgaggtgcactccaacacgtggtgagaggtagagagactcgaacagaggctggctagtaatgaggaaggccccgcccccctgctctcagcccacagccactctgttggatttgcataaatacatcggtactgcaagtgaactatggtacttagtgtgatgagagaagtcacaaaatcaacaggaaagttcaagcaaattatacaaaacaacctgatgtaaatccgttaagtaattctctcatgaaaagcggacagacatacagacagaacacgctaggaccacaaaatttttaaaaccgtttcttagcgagcacctatgggccaagggtaacctacattccaaatttcaagtcccaagtcctcatggttcgggagattgcgtgatgagtgagtcagtgctaTTTGGCTTttagatagattatatatatatatatatgtatgtatgtatgtatgtatacatttatttggCATATCTGATTTGTGTAAAAGTTCACCGTAAGTTTTAATGCTTATAAAACTTCATATTAAGTTTACAACTACTTGTGCTAATACATAACCTTGTATTTTCTATATATGAAGGGATTGTTAATGAGGTATAGTGCAGCTTTCATAAAAGTTTCTAGAACAGACTGGAAGCCCGTGCAGTGCGGttagtaaaaatgtaataatatgctACAGATAACCAAAAACAGTTgatccctgccttgtgccaagcACTGGACACTGGACAAGACAGTTGGAAACCCGGATGAACACAATGAATATAGTGAATAACAGAAGAGCTATAATTACAACAAGGGTGAGGAATGTccatcctggagggctgcagtggctgcaggtttttgttccaaccaagtcaattattgctgataaagcacttattgctcaagtgacatttttatgctttgttttagtGGTGTTGCTTGTTAACATTCCCCACCCTtaactgcttattttagtcttaaacatacAGCTgcatgcaggttttttttttttaaatccccatTAATTTACAataagatgaaaatgacaaaagaagcagcagttctccatctaacgtgtctccatttacatctgtgtgtattcatcatgaactgtctggtttaataaaacatttggaaggaaactgaagagaaaaagtgaaggactgagaatcgCTGGTCCATTTCacccttcaaatcatttggatgagatCCTTGGAAAGGGAAAtaaaagtgccctataaatataACCTGATATGGCTAAacaaaaacactaacaagccatggagTTGAATTAAAACGGGCCTGTTATTggtaaggattgttttctaattaagcaattgggttggaacaaaatcgTGCAGCGCCTGTGGCCTTcttccaggactgacgttgctcaCCCCTGAATTAGAACATAAAAATACTAATGGTGGCAActtgaaaaggtttttttttttttttaaagtattaaccttctacatttgttttatgtttatttaacaatttaaagtttagttcaTAGTTCAAAACTGAGGTGCTTagtataaataattattaattcagagttagttttttttaatataaaaacaatgctgCCTCAAAGGGACCCTGCGATCCTGCATTGTAGAATGGGAAACTGAACAGACGGGACAGAACATTTTATATATGATGGCGCACATCGTAGTCTCCAACTATACCATAAAACCTCACATGATTTTTGATCGAGATACATCCGTTTGTATTAAAGTCAGTAGGAAGTCACACAGAAAGCACTCGTGTGCGTTTCAGCGGTTAAATCTACGCGACTGTTCTTGTAGAACACAAATGAGTAAAGGTGCCGCGGGACGGTGAGGGGGCCGCTCGAGCAACTCCATGAACAGATTATGCCGGCTAGCAGGAAAGGGcaacaatgtttgtttttttttcgaaGGAATATTCGCAGGCCTGCACGTTAGGTAAGCACCTCAAAGAATGTttagtttttcaaataaataaatacaccggTAAATGGTTAAGTTGCCTTAGGTCTGTTTAAACCCTTTTCGGTCGGAATAAACAAACTGTCTGCAGTCCGACTAGAATATAACAGGTttcggaaaaaaaaacacattcaactGTCATAATGTTTTTCGTGAAACTTTTGGAagacatccattatccaacccgctatatcctacatGTCAAATAATTACTGAACTACTCGTGTCGAGTAACTGATATAGCTTttacatgttattttatttttattgttccaGGTCTCCTGAGCCTTTGTCTTCACGCCTGGAGCTCTGTGGTGACATCTCCCCCGGGTGACACGGCGTCCCTAAACTGCTTGTACTCCACTAACAGCAGCAGTGACGGCTCATCGATGTTATGGTACAGGCAGCTCCCCGGCCGCCCCCCTGAGCTCATACTGCAGTCCTTCAGCCCTGACGATACGTTCAGCTATTCTTACTTGAGGGCCGGAGAGCACTttacactggaaaaaaatcacaCCTTAGTCATCCGAAATGTCACTCGAGACGACGTCGCTACTTATTACTGCTCCAAGCTGGAAACGGACAAGTGCCGCTTCGGCGACGGGATCGAGCTGCGAGTGGACGGTAAGAGTGGGACTTCAGTTCTTTAACAGGAGGATTGCTTTGGTCCAAAATGAATTCTTCTAAGCGTTTAATATCTCTACCgagagcggagtggtggctctgaggctaaggatctgcgctggtatcccgaaggttgccggttcgaatccccgtcactgccaaaagactctgctgggcccttgagcaaggcccttaacctgtaattgctccaggggcgctgtacaatggctgaccccaaggggtatgcgaaaaactaacaaacactgttgtaagtcgctctggataagagcgtctgctaaatg comes from the Erpetoichthys calabaricus chromosome 4, fErpCal1.3, whole genome shotgun sequence genome and includes:
- the LOC114641105 gene encoding uncharacterized protein LOC114641105, which translates into the protein MFVFFSKEYSQACTLGLLSLCLHAWSSVVTSPPGDTASLNCLYSTNSSSDGSSMLWYRQLPGRPPELILQSFSPDDTFSYSYLRAGEHFTLEKNHTLVIRNVTRDDVATYYCSKLETDKCRFGDGIELRVDGRGSPHLAPAKGSEALLYVFLALSVLFNILLFLYIATEKKWFSFRNPKKTELQQPCHENDLHYAEVSTMENQQRRGQMNKHTVYAEVQLRK